Proteins from a genomic interval of Quercus robur chromosome 9, dhQueRobu3.1, whole genome shotgun sequence:
- the LOC126699385 gene encoding RNA polymerase sigma factor sigA isoform X2, with protein MMTTAAVIGLSAGKRLLSSSYYYSDLTDKLSYVNDHALAHNQITSTKKVISSKKSSNYSPSTFTSSNQQTQSIKAVKEHVNITSSPSAEEPWVQRHTSLEEESSDLNYSVEALLLLQKSMLEKQWNLSFERTVLTDSPRGRILKKIPVTCSGVSARQRRMTTRKKNLNKNGYMMQPCTTKQMRSMISPELLQNRSKGYVNGVLSEYSLTHSDVVCLSKKIKTGISLEEHKLRLKERLGCEPSDDQLATALRIPRAELQSKLIECTLAREKLAMGNIRLVMSIAQRYENMGAEMADLVQGGLIGLLRGIEKFDSSKGYKISTYVYWWIRQGVSRALVDNSRTLRLPTHLHERLGLIKNAKIKLQEKGITPSIDRIAECLNMSKKKVKNATEAISKVFSLDREVFPSLNGLPGKTHHSYIADNCLENNPWHGVDEWALKDEVNKLINMTLGEREREIIRLYHGLDNECLTWEDISKRFVQRKSQASWACCPRKTKTRRKDEGDGGYAGEILICCISSKTP; from the exons ATGATGACCACAGCTGCAGTCATCGGGCTTAGTGCGGGGAAGAGGCTTTTGAGTTCCTCCTACTATTACTCTGATCTCACAGACAAGCTCTCATATGTTAATGATCATGCACTTGCTCACAATCAAATCACTTCAACTAAGAAAGTGATAAGTTCCAAAAAGTCATCTAATTATAGCCCCAGTACTTTTACATCATCTAATCAGCAAACACAGTCTATCAAGGCTGTCAAAGAACATGTGAATATTACCTCTTCTCCTTCAGCTGAAGAGCCATGGGTTCAGAGACACACTAGCCTTGAAGAGGAAAGTTCTGATCTCAATTATTCAGTGGAGGCACTTCTTTTGTTGCAAAAGTCTATGCTGGAAAAGCAATGGAATCTTTCTTTTGAGCGGACAGTACTAACTGACTCACCAAGAGGAAGAATTCTCAAGAAAATACCCGTCACTTGTTCTGGGGTATCTGCTCGGCAAAGGAGAATGACAACAAGGAAGAAAAATCTGAACAAAAATGGTTATATGATGCAACCTTGTACAACCAAGCAGATGAGATCCATGATCAGTCCAGAGCTGCTTCAGAATCGTTCAAAGGGTTATGTCAATGGTGTATTAAGCGAATATTCACTCACTCATTCAGATGTTGTATGCCtgtcaaagaaaattaaaactgGTATCTCCTTAGAGGAGCACAAATTGAG ACTGAAGGAGAGGTTAGGATGTGAGCCTTCTGATGACCAACTTGCAACTGCATTGAGGATTCCTCGTGCTGAGTTACAGTCAAAACTGATTGAGTGTACTTTAGCAAGAGAGAAGCTGGCAATGGGTAACATTCGTCTGGTCATGTCTATTGCTCAAAGATATGAAAACATGGGTGCTGAAATGGCTGACCTGGTTCAG gGTGGTTTGATTGGACTACTGCGTGGAATTGAGAAATTTGATTCTTCAAAAGGGtacaaaatttcaacttatgtCTATTGGTGGATACGTCAG GGTGTTTCACGAGCATTAGTTGATAATTCCAGAACCTTGAGATTGCCTACTCATTTGCATGAAAGGTTGGGTTTAATCAAGAATGCAAAAATTAAACTTCAAGAGAAAGGAATAACTCCTTCAATTGAT AGAATTGCAGAATGCCTGAACATGTCAAAAAAGAAAGTCAAGAATGCCACAGAG GCAATCAGTAAGGTCTTCTCTCTTGATAGGGAAGTGTTTCCATCTTTGAACGGACTTCCAGGAAAAACTCATCATAGT TACATTGCAGATAATTGCCTTGAGAACAACCCATGGCATGGAGTAGATGAGTGGGCGCTGAAg GATGAAGTAAACAAGCTCATCAATATGACCCTTGGGGAACGGGAAAGGGAGATTATACGTCTTTATCATGGTCTGGATAATGAATGTCTTACCTGGGAGGATATTAGTAAACG GTTTGTCCAGAGAAAGAGTCAGGCAAGTTGGGCTTGTTGCCCTAGAAAAACTAAAACACGCCGCAAGGATGAGGGAGATGGAGGCTATGCTGGTGAAATACTAATTTGCTGCATTTCATCAAAGACCCCATGA
- the LOC126699389 gene encoding septin and tuftelin-interacting protein 1 homolog 1, whose product MDDYQEMEKFGMENDYEDGQWINGEFYYRKRKDKRSQTKDDVLYGVFADSASDSDDYSSSKKRRKNRDLHKKPDLTKPVSFISTGTVMPTQEIEENSKEDIADDRPGLGLGFNSGSGLGFGSGTNGVSRNEEEEAEVEEEEFLPTAFGKRIKEGAMRREKERAEKVKLDKGKRAKDEGFVSGTGNSVGGFEKHTKGIGMKLLEKMGYKGGGLGKNAQGIVAPIEAKLRPKKMGMGFNDYKEAEKFAAPVGMKELEVDKKKGLLGSESAGKGKGKRWLKQARKRKEEDEEFLTADELLARKAEQGEKVEVVQKVYDMRGPQVRVLTNLENLNAEEKAREDDVPMPELQYNVKLIVDLAELEIEKIDRDLRNEEATAERLKADKERLLVEAERQKKQLYSMGEIMSVLDQLGEEDSAGKLTLDSLAERFSALRSKFAEDYKLCNLSCIACSYALPLFIRVFQGWDPLQNPFHGLEAVSLWKSVLEGEECHDIWDTASPYSQLISEVVLPAVRISGVNTWQARDPEPMLRFMDSWEKLLPPSVLHFILDNIVMPKLTAAVGSWEPLRETVPIHVWVHPWLPYLGHKLEGIYQTIRVKLSQILGAWHPSDVSAYTILSPWKTVFDSASWEQLMRRFIVPKLQLVLQEFQVNPANQKLDEFYWVMKWASDVPIHLMVDMMERFFFSKWLQVLYHWLQASPNFEEITKWYLGWKELLPKELLANESIRYQLNRGLEMMNQTVEGLEVVQPGLKENISYFRVLEQRQFEAQQKAAAQQAAASFSGATYVDDTSGAEMSLKEVIEAHAQQHGLLFKPKVGRMHNGHQIYGFGNVSIIVDHLNQKLYAQTEEGWSLVSFQDLLDKQHGSLSKRR is encoded by the coding sequence atGGATGATTATCAAGAAATGGAGAAGTTCGGTATGGAGAACGATTACGAGGACGGACAATGGATCAATGGCGAGTTCTACTACCGGAAGCGCAAGGATAAGCGTTCTCAAACCAAGGATGATGTTCTCTATGGCGTTTTTGCGGACTCGGCCTCCGATTCCGATGACTACTCGTCCTCCAAAAAGCGTCGCAAAAATCGCGATCTTCACAAGAAACCCGACCTCACAAAGCCTGTCAGTTTCATCTCCACCGGTACCGTCATGCCCACCCAAGAGATTGAAGAAAATTCGAAGGAAGATATCGCCGACGATAGGCCCGGTCTTGGCCTCGGGTTCAACTCCGGGTCGGGTCTAGGGTTTGGTTCGGGGACTAATGGAGTTAGCCGGAACGAAGAGGAGGAGGCggaggtggaggaggaggagtttTTGCCGACGGCGTTTGGGAAGAGGATTAAGGAAGGGGCGATGaggagagagaaggagagggcTGAGAAGGTGAAATTGGATAAGGGGAAGAGAGCGAAAGATGAAGGTTTTGTGAGTGGTACTGGTAATTCTGTTGGTGGGTTTGAGAAGCACACGAAAGGGATTGGTATGAAATTGTTGGAGAAAATGGGGTACAAAGGTGGTGGGCTTGGGAAGAATGCGCAAGGGATTGTGGCCCCCATTGAGGCGAAATTGCGGCCGAAGAAAATGGGCATGGGGTTTAATGATTACAAGGAGGCGGAGAAGTTTGCGGCTCCGGTGGGAATGAAGGAGTTGGAGGTGGATAAGAAGAAGGGTTTGTTGGGGAGTGAGAGTGCGGGGAAAGGGAAAGGGAAGCGGTGGTTGAAGCAGGCTAGGAAGAGGAAGGAGGAGGATGAGGAGTTTCTTACTGCGGATGAGTTGTTGGCGAGAAAGGCGGAGCAAGGGGAGAAGGTTGAGGTTGTTCAGAAAGTGTATGATATGAGGGGACCGCAGGTCCGGGTGTTGACGAATTTGGAGAATTTGAATGCTGAGGAGAAGGCGAGGGAGGATGATGTTCCAATGCCGGAGCTTCAGTACAATGTGAAGCTTATTGTGGACTTGGCAGAGCTTGAAATAGAGAAGATTGATAGGGATTTGAGGAATGAGGAGGCCACGGCAGAGCGATTGAAGGCGGATAAGGAGAGGTTGTTAGTTGAGGCTGAGAGGCAGAAGAAGCAGTTGTATAGTATGGGAGAGATAATGAGTGTGTTGGATCAATTGGGGGAAGAGGATTCGGCGGGGAAGTTGACATTGGATTCACTTGCGGAGCGTTTCAGTGCGTTGAGGAGTAAATTTGCTGAGGATTACAAGTTGTGTAACTTGTCCTGCATTGCCTGCTCGTATGCTCTGCCTTTGTTTATTAGAGTGTTTCAGGGATGGGATCCTCTTCAGAATCCCTTTCACGGGTTAGAGGCTGTATCTTTGTGGAAGAGTGTACTTGAGGGTGAAGAATGTCATGATATCTGGGATACTGCTTCGCCTTATTCCCAATTGATATCCGAGGTTGTGTTACCGGCCGTTAGAATTTCTGGTGTCAACACTTGGCAGGCTAGGGACCCGGAACCAATGCTTCGGTTTATGGATTCTTGGGAAAAGTTGTTACCTCCATCAGTTCTccattttattttggataacaTTGTAATGCCTAAATTGACTGCTGCAGTGGGCTCTTGGGAACCATTACGGGAAACTGTTCCAATCCATGTTTGGGTGCATCCATGGTTACCGTATTTGGGACACAAATTGGAGGGTATTTATCAAACGATACGTGTTAAGTTGAGTCAAATTCTTGGTGCTTGGCATCCAAGTGATGTGTCTGCATATACCATATTGTCACCTTGGAAGACCGTGTTTGATTCAGCGAGTTGGGAACAGCTTATGCGTAGATTTATAGTTCCTAAGTTGCAGCTTGTTCTGCAAGAGTTTCAAGTAAACCCCGCAAATCAGAAGCTTGATGAGTTTTATTGGGTTATGAAGTGGGCTTCTGATGTACCAATTCATCTTATGGTTGATATGATGGAGAGGTTCTTCTTTTCCAAGTGGCTACAGGTCTTGTATCATTGGTTACAAGCAAGCCCAAACTTTGAGGAGATAACAAAATGGTATTTGGGTTGGAAAGAACTTCTTCCGAAGGAACTTCTTGCAAATGAAAGTATCCGGTATCAGCTTAATCGTGGTCTTGAGATGATGAACCAGACTGTTGAAGGTTTGGAGGTGGTCCAACCTGGTTTGAAAGAGAACATTAGCTATTTTAGGGTACTTGAGCAAAGACAGTTTGAGGCTCAGCAGAAAGCAGCAGCACAACAAGCTGCTGCGAGTTTCAGTGGTGCAACCTATGTGGATGATACGAGTGGTGCTGAGATGAGCTTGAAAGAAGTTATTGAAGCCCATGCCCAACAACATGGCTTACTATTTAAGCCCAAGGTGGGAAGGATGCACAATGGGCACCAGATATATGGATTTGGGAACGTCAGCATTATTGTTGATCACTTAAATCAAAAGTTGTATGCTCAAACTGAGGAAGGGTGGTCCCTTGTATCCTTTCAAGACTTACTGGATAAGCAGCATGGTTCTCTTTCAAAGAGACGATGA
- the LOC126699385 gene encoding RNA polymerase sigma factor sigA isoform X1: MMTTAAVIGLSAGKRLLSSSYYYSDLTDKLSYVNDHALAHNQITSTKKVISSKKSSNYSPSTFTSSNQQTQSIKAVKEHVNITSSPSAEEPWVQRHTSLEEESSDLNYSVEALLLLQKSMLEKQWNLSFERTVLTDSPRGRILKKIPVTCSGVSARQRRMTTRKKNLNKNGYMMQPCTTKQMRSMISPELLQNRSKGYVNGVLSEYSLTHSDVVCLSKKIKTGISLEEHKLRLKERLGCEPSDDQLATALRIPRAELQSKLIECTLAREKLAMGNIRLVMSIAQRYENMGAEMADLVQGGLIGLLRGIEKFDSSKGYKISTYVYWWIRQGVSRALVDNSRTLRLPTHLHERLGLIKNAKIKLQEKGITPSIDRIAECLNMSKKKVKNATEAISKVFSLDREVFPSLNGLPGKTHHSYIADNCLENNPWHGVDEWALKDEVNKLINMTLGEREREIIRLYHGLDNECLTWEDISKRIGLSRERVRQVGLVALEKLKHAARMREMEAMLVKY; the protein is encoded by the exons ATGATGACCACAGCTGCAGTCATCGGGCTTAGTGCGGGGAAGAGGCTTTTGAGTTCCTCCTACTATTACTCTGATCTCACAGACAAGCTCTCATATGTTAATGATCATGCACTTGCTCACAATCAAATCACTTCAACTAAGAAAGTGATAAGTTCCAAAAAGTCATCTAATTATAGCCCCAGTACTTTTACATCATCTAATCAGCAAACACAGTCTATCAAGGCTGTCAAAGAACATGTGAATATTACCTCTTCTCCTTCAGCTGAAGAGCCATGGGTTCAGAGACACACTAGCCTTGAAGAGGAAAGTTCTGATCTCAATTATTCAGTGGAGGCACTTCTTTTGTTGCAAAAGTCTATGCTGGAAAAGCAATGGAATCTTTCTTTTGAGCGGACAGTACTAACTGACTCACCAAGAGGAAGAATTCTCAAGAAAATACCCGTCACTTGTTCTGGGGTATCTGCTCGGCAAAGGAGAATGACAACAAGGAAGAAAAATCTGAACAAAAATGGTTATATGATGCAACCTTGTACAACCAAGCAGATGAGATCCATGATCAGTCCAGAGCTGCTTCAGAATCGTTCAAAGGGTTATGTCAATGGTGTATTAAGCGAATATTCACTCACTCATTCAGATGTTGTATGCCtgtcaaagaaaattaaaactgGTATCTCCTTAGAGGAGCACAAATTGAG ACTGAAGGAGAGGTTAGGATGTGAGCCTTCTGATGACCAACTTGCAACTGCATTGAGGATTCCTCGTGCTGAGTTACAGTCAAAACTGATTGAGTGTACTTTAGCAAGAGAGAAGCTGGCAATGGGTAACATTCGTCTGGTCATGTCTATTGCTCAAAGATATGAAAACATGGGTGCTGAAATGGCTGACCTGGTTCAG gGTGGTTTGATTGGACTACTGCGTGGAATTGAGAAATTTGATTCTTCAAAAGGGtacaaaatttcaacttatgtCTATTGGTGGATACGTCAG GGTGTTTCACGAGCATTAGTTGATAATTCCAGAACCTTGAGATTGCCTACTCATTTGCATGAAAGGTTGGGTTTAATCAAGAATGCAAAAATTAAACTTCAAGAGAAAGGAATAACTCCTTCAATTGAT AGAATTGCAGAATGCCTGAACATGTCAAAAAAGAAAGTCAAGAATGCCACAGAG GCAATCAGTAAGGTCTTCTCTCTTGATAGGGAAGTGTTTCCATCTTTGAACGGACTTCCAGGAAAAACTCATCATAGT TACATTGCAGATAATTGCCTTGAGAACAACCCATGGCATGGAGTAGATGAGTGGGCGCTGAAg GATGAAGTAAACAAGCTCATCAATATGACCCTTGGGGAACGGGAAAGGGAGATTATACGTCTTTATCATGGTCTGGATAATGAATGTCTTACCTGGGAGGATATTAGTAAACG CATAGGTTTGTCCAGAGAAAGAGTCAGGCAAGTTGGGCTTGTTGCCCTAGAAAAACTAAAACACGCCGCAAGGATGAGGGAGATGGAGGCTATGCTGGTGAAATACTAA